Proteins encoded within one genomic window of Flavobacterium oreochromis:
- a CDS encoding LamG-like jellyroll fold domain-containing protein, giving the protein MKKIIQLLILSLVLATNAQTPLYHFSFDNTLSDKTNTFSFVRNPGVASTTNPTYLNSYNGSIGLQISGAFNVQANLPNLPQGNDSRTIMMRVSSFPMNNVENPFFHYGSVASTQSFGLKHDKVNGGNITSFFGGNGNQMTLNPDGMDTNSFYLLTVTYDGSVIKVYKDSKLLFNYGAALNTQGTIFKIGQFLQNVSTSNSVGFRIDDLKIFNTCLTIQQISKEYVYNSDLNNGLVAFYDFENNLNSLDGIHNLQPSGTLEYKTSIDGGQAVSFNGTSLAYNTTLNTAISQQNYTICFWEFRPYPATTAYSTSYELFGSQYFRVRQSTLRISAAYNATTSMPEIDLRNSSFLGLWKHYAITFSKLASSTNIAVYEDGILKSSSNITQAADLYKFNDKFTIGSGTDAMGNFMSVKNANLLMDKMFIYNRVLKEYEINLIKDQHQNALSYTSLSSSDFNNNSIKATLYPIPTQNILNIDIENDIKSVEIFNLQGQKIFYSNNKQINISFLNAGVYILRVEDINKGIATKHIIKN; this is encoded by the coding sequence ATGAAAAAAATTATACAACTTTTAATTCTTAGTCTTGTGCTTGCTACAAATGCACAAACACCACTTTATCATTTTAGTTTTGATAATACATTATCAGATAAAACGAATACATTCAGCTTTGTCAGAAATCCAGGAGTTGCCAGTACCACAAATCCTACTTATTTGAATAGTTATAATGGTTCAATAGGGCTGCAAATAAGCGGAGCTTTTAACGTACAAGCAAATTTACCCAATTTACCACAAGGAAATGATTCAAGAACTATTATGATGCGTGTTAGTTCATTTCCTATGAATAATGTTGAAAATCCCTTTTTTCATTATGGATCTGTAGCTTCTACACAGAGTTTTGGTTTAAAACATGATAAAGTAAATGGAGGAAATATTACCAGTTTTTTTGGTGGTAATGGTAATCAAATGACCCTAAATCCTGATGGTATGGATACGAATTCCTTTTATTTACTAACCGTAACCTACGATGGTTCCGTAATAAAAGTTTATAAAGATTCAAAACTCTTATTTAATTATGGCGCAGCTTTAAATACTCAAGGGACAATCTTTAAAATAGGTCAGTTTTTACAAAATGTGAGCACTTCTAATTCTGTTGGATTTAGAATAGATGATCTAAAAATATTTAATACCTGTTTAACAATTCAACAAATTAGTAAAGAATACGTATATAACTCAGATTTAAATAATGGATTAGTAGCATTTTATGATTTTGAAAATAACTTAAATAGTCTAGACGGAATTCATAATCTTCAACCTAGTGGAACTCTTGAATATAAGACCAGTATTGATGGAGGTCAAGCTGTATCATTTAATGGAACCTCTTTAGCCTATAATACAACTTTAAATACAGCTATAAGTCAACAGAATTATACTATTTGTTTTTGGGAATTTAGACCATATCCAGCAACAACTGCGTATAGTACAAGTTATGAGCTTTTTGGTTCTCAGTATTTTAGAGTAAGACAATCAACATTAAGAATTTCAGCAGCTTATAATGCTACGACTAGTATGCCTGAAATAGACTTAAGAAACAGCTCCTTTCTAGGTTTATGGAAACATTATGCAATTACTTTTTCAAAATTAGCTTCCAGTACCAATATTGCAGTTTATGAAGATGGAATTTTAAAATCTTCATCAAATATTACACAAGCTGCAGATTTATACAAATTTAATGATAAGTTTACTATAGGAAGCGGAACTGATGCAATGGGTAATTTTATGAGTGTTAAAAATGCAAATTTATTGATGGATAAAATGTTTATCTATAATAGAGTTTTAAAAGAATATGAGATAAACCTAATCAAAGATCAGCATCAAAACGCTTTAAGTTATACCTCACTTTCTTCGTCAGATTTTAATAATAATAGCATAAAAGCTACATTATATCCCATACCTACACAAAATATCTTAAATATTGATATTGAAAATGACATAAAATCAGTTGAAATATTTAATTTACAAGGACAAAAAATTTTCTATTCTAATAATAAACAAATAAACATAAGTTTTCTTAATGCTGGAGTTTATATACTCAGAGTAGAAGATATTAATAAAGGAATTGCTACAAAACATATTATTAAAAACTAA
- the queA gene encoding tRNA preQ1(34) S-adenosylmethionine ribosyltransferase-isomerase QueA, whose translation MKLSNFNFNLPAELLAEYPAENRDESRLMVVHRKTGEIEHKLFKDIIEYFDEGDVMVVNNTKVFPARLYGNKEKTGARIEVFLLRELNAEQRLWDVLVDPARKIRIGNKLYFGDDDSLVAEVIDNTTSRGRTLRFLYDGSYEEFRQKLVDLGETPIPKYINREVTEEDAERYQTIYAKEEGAVAAPTAGLHFSKHLMKRLEIKGINFAEVTLHVGLGTFNPVEVEDLSKHKMDSEEVVISDEACEVVNKAKVGKKRVCAIGTTTMRAMESSVSSNKTLNPYQGWTNKFIFPPYDFSVADCMVTNFHTPKSTLLMMISAFCGHDLMMKAYKEAVEQKYRFYSYGDAMLIL comes from the coding sequence ATGAAGTTATCAAATTTCAATTTTAATTTACCAGCTGAATTATTAGCTGAATACCCTGCGGAAAATCGTGATGAATCTCGTTTAATGGTAGTGCACCGTAAAACAGGTGAAATTGAGCACAAATTATTCAAGGATATTATTGAATATTTTGATGAAGGGGATGTAATGGTAGTAAATAATACTAAAGTATTCCCTGCGCGTCTTTATGGTAATAAGGAAAAAACAGGTGCTCGTATTGAGGTATTCTTATTAAGAGAGCTAAATGCGGAGCAACGTTTGTGGGATGTATTAGTAGATCCAGCTCGTAAAATTCGTATTGGTAACAAGTTATACTTTGGTGATGATGATTCATTAGTAGCAGAAGTAATTGATAATACAACTTCTCGAGGAAGAACATTACGATTCTTATATGATGGATCTTATGAAGAGTTTCGTCAAAAATTAGTAGATTTAGGAGAAACACCAATTCCTAAGTATATTAATCGTGAAGTAACAGAAGAAGATGCAGAGCGTTATCAAACTATCTATGCAAAAGAAGAAGGAGCTGTTGCAGCACCCACTGCTGGTTTGCATTTTTCAAAACACTTAATGAAACGTTTAGAAATAAAAGGAATTAACTTTGCTGAGGTTACACTTCATGTAGGTTTAGGAACTTTTAACCCTGTGGAAGTAGAAGATTTATCAAAACATAAAATGGATTCAGAAGAAGTTGTAATTTCTGATGAAGCTTGCGAAGTTGTTAATAAAGCTAAAGTTGGTAAAAAACGTGTGTGTGCTATAGGAACTACCACTATGCGTGCTATGGAAAGCTCTGTTTCTTCTAATAAAACATTAAATCCTTATCAAGGATGGACTAATAAATTTATTTTTCCTCCTTATGATTTTTCAGTTGCAGACTGTATGGTTACAAATTTTCATACTCCTAAGTCAACTTTGTTAATGATGATCTCAGCTTTTTGTGGTCATGATCTCATGATGAAAGCTTATAAAGAAGCAGTAGAACAAAAATACCGTTTTTATTCATATGGTGATGCAATGTTGATTTTATAA
- the kynU gene encoding kynureninase yields MIFQNTLAFAQQLDEQDELRHYRSEFIFPQHNKKNVIYFTGNSLGLQPKSAKKYVDEIMNDWANLAVEGHFYAEKPWWDYQERFAEPLSKIVGAKPNEITVMNTLTVNLHLLMVSFYKPTPTRYKIICEEKAFPSDQYMFQSQVKFHGFDPKDAIVEVKSREGEHNIRLEDIIAKINEVGDQLALVLWGGVNYYTGQVFDMKTITSQGHKVGAKVGFDLAHAAGNVELKLNEWSVDFAAWCSYKYMNSGPGNASGCFVHENYHHADLPRFAGWWGHNKERRFKMEPDFDPIPGADGWQVSNLPVLSLAPYLASAEMFAEVGMDKLIKKRNQLTAYLEFILREIDRQILGTEFEIITPTNQNERACQLSVYLHGQGRNLFDYLMANGVITDWREPNVIRLAPAPFYCSYEDMYRFGEILIKFLK; encoded by the coding sequence ATGATTTTTCAAAATACACTCGCTTTTGCACAACAATTAGATGAACAGGATGAATTAAGACATTATCGTTCTGAATTTATATTCCCTCAACATAATAAGAAAAATGTAATATATTTTACAGGAAATTCGCTTGGACTACAACCTAAAAGTGCTAAAAAATATGTGGATGAGATAATGAATGACTGGGCTAATCTAGCTGTTGAAGGGCATTTTTATGCTGAAAAACCATGGTGGGATTATCAAGAACGTTTTGCAGAACCTTTAAGTAAAATAGTAGGTGCTAAACCCAATGAAATAACTGTAATGAATACTTTAACAGTTAATTTACATTTATTAATGGTATCTTTTTATAAGCCAACACCAACACGTTACAAAATTATTTGTGAAGAAAAAGCATTTCCTTCAGATCAATATATGTTTCAAAGTCAAGTGAAATTTCATGGTTTTGATCCTAAAGATGCTATAGTAGAAGTTAAATCACGTGAAGGAGAACATAATATTCGATTAGAAGATATTATAGCTAAAATAAATGAAGTAGGAGATCAGTTAGCGCTTGTTTTATGGGGAGGAGTGAACTACTATACAGGACAAGTTTTTGATATGAAAACAATTACTAGTCAAGGCCACAAAGTAGGAGCCAAAGTAGGATTTGATCTAGCTCATGCAGCTGGAAATGTAGAATTAAAACTAAATGAATGGAGTGTAGATTTTGCTGCTTGGTGTTCTTATAAATACATGAATTCAGGTCCTGGAAACGCTTCAGGATGTTTTGTACATGAAAACTATCATCATGCTGATTTACCTCGTTTTGCTGGTTGGTGGGGACATAATAAAGAACGAAGATTCAAGATGGAACCTGATTTTGATCCTATTCCTGGAGCAGATGGTTGGCAAGTAAGTAATTTACCCGTGTTATCTTTAGCACCTTATTTAGCTTCTGCTGAAATGTTCGCTGAAGTAGGAATGGATAAGTTAATTAAAAAGCGCAATCAATTGACCGCTTATCTGGAGTTTATACTCCGTGAAATTGATCGTCAAATTCTTGGAACTGAATTTGAAATAATTACCCCTACTAATCAGAATGAAAGAGCCTGTCAATTATCAGTTTATCTACACGGACAGGGCAGAAATTTATTTGATTATCTTATGGCTAATGGAGTAATTACAGATTGGCGTGAGCCTAATGTAATTCGTTTAGCACCTGCGCCATTCTATTGTTCGTACGAAGATATGTATAGATTCGGAGAAATTCTGATTAAATTTTTAAAATAA
- a CDS encoding PepSY domain-containing protein — protein MKKELFPIVLLVFSSLFLNAQTTNKEKIALDFIYGKSHNNERRTKDEFKLRNVRKGKSGETLRFQQELKGIPIFGAEYIVNFNHDEKIAFSSNSYNSDVENIETTPSLNTEAALKRAKESLDAKGNLVFQESKLFVYNLEKPTRLAYKINLQYDDKPGDWEIFVNAQTGEIISLKNVAVYHHREDKKSNKKINDSKIPYAFRNGSAMVFNPDPLSVTKSTYGVGDYIDNGDNTNESLDNARVNVILPEITFDSRAKLYRLKSSYCDIGDFESPKEGFLSKDLKCLILHEISEVLKQLMLFII, from the coding sequence ATGAAGAAAGAATTGTTTCCTATTGTGTTATTAGTCTTTAGTAGCTTATTTTTAAATGCACAGACTACAAATAAAGAAAAAATAGCATTAGATTTTATTTATGGTAAATCCCATAATAATGAAAGAAGAACAAAAGATGAATTTAAATTAAGAAATGTAAGAAAAGGAAAATCAGGAGAAACATTACGATTTCAGCAAGAATTAAAAGGAATTCCAATATTTGGGGCTGAATATATTGTAAATTTTAATCACGATGAAAAAATAGCTTTTTCATCTAACAGTTATAATTCTGATGTAGAGAACATTGAAACCACCCCTTCTTTAAATACAGAAGCAGCATTAAAAAGAGCTAAAGAAAGCTTAGATGCTAAAGGGAATTTAGTATTTCAAGAGTCAAAACTTTTTGTTTATAACCTTGAAAAACCTACTAGATTAGCTTATAAAATTAACTTACAATATGATGATAAACCCGGAGATTGGGAAATATTTGTTAATGCTCAAACAGGTGAAATCATAAGTTTAAAAAATGTTGCAGTTTACCACCATAGAGAAGATAAAAAAAGCAATAAAAAAATAAATGATTCTAAAATACCATATGCTTTTAGAAACGGATCGGCTATGGTGTTTAATCCTGATCCACTCTCAGTTACTAAAAGTACTTATGGTGTAGGAGATTATATAGATAATGGTGATAATACGAATGAAAGTTTAGATAATGCTAGGGTGAATGTTATTTTGCCAGAAATAACGTTTGACTCTAGGGCAAAATTATATAGATTAAAAAGTTCATATTGTGATATAGGTGATTTTGAATCGCCTAAAGAAGGATTTTTGAGCAAAGATCTGAAGTGTTTGATTTTACACGAGATAAGCGAGGTTTTGAAGCAACTAATGCTTTTTATCATATAG
- a CDS encoding T9SS type A sorting domain-containing protein, whose amino-acid sequence MNYPCSDIDTITRIFNDTGYGLDAVPFILNLPANKVEQTGAGNMFPLPDYRLQCNAIVATCDAVLTQNPLPNTNLAPGEHLITITATSPSNRMAPVSKTFNLTVQSNLSNDQFVKLDFSISPNPATNTITLRGEELIAKKMEIFNLLGQKIMEKEMMSNENTLDVSSLHNGIYFVKFQGSTKAKKFIKK is encoded by the coding sequence ATGAATTACCCTTGTTCTGATATTGATACCATAACAAGAATATTCAATGATACAGGTTACGGATTAGACGCAGTACCCTTTATATTAAATCTTCCTGCGAATAAAGTAGAACAAACAGGAGCAGGAAATATGTTCCCTTTACCTGATTATAGATTACAATGTAATGCTATAGTTGCAACTTGTGATGCTGTTTTAACTCAAAATCCTTTGCCAAATACAAATTTAGCTCCAGGAGAACATCTAATTACCATCACTGCAACTTCTCCTTCAAATAGAATGGCACCGGTAAGTAAAACATTTAATTTAACTGTTCAAAGCAATTTATCTAATGATCAATTTGTAAAGCTTGATTTTAGTATTTCACCTAATCCAGCAACTAATACTATTACACTTAGAGGAGAAGAGCTGATCGCTAAAAAAATGGAAATATTTAATTTATTAGGCCAAAAAATTATGGAAAAAGAAATGATGTCAAATGAAAATACACTTGATGTATCATCGTTACATAATGGTATCTATTTTGTTAAATTTCAAGGTTCAACTAAAGCTAAAAAATTTATAAAAAAGTAG
- a CDS encoding agmatinase family protein, translating into MTKQQIIDSFDPSQPGLADATIFGLPFSAEDSEIIVVPVPWEVTVSYGAGASEGPDAVMDASFQVDLNHQDFPELWKLGIYMDDAPKHWKSNSDKYKSLAQPIIEALEAGEDVETFPVLQSDLDKINKACRELHTEVKEKILSWMAKGKKVVLIGGDHSTPLGYYEALASKYQDYGILHLDAHMDLRIAYEGFTYSHASIMYNALQIPQISKIVQVGIRDFCEQEVEVVQNSNGRVVVHTDADLKAESFEGVTWAEQCNAIVDALPEKVCISFDIDGMYPWYCPNTGTPVPGGFSFEQATYLFNKLAESGKEIIGFDLVEVAPGEDDWDGNVGARMLFHMCGVLAKNNGMNTGNRIVFPRK; encoded by the coding sequence ATGACAAAACAACAAATAATAGATTCATTTGATCCATCACAACCAGGTCTTGCAGATGCTACCATTTTTGGATTACCTTTTTCAGCAGAAGATTCAGAAATAATAGTAGTACCTGTTCCGTGGGAAGTAACAGTAAGTTATGGAGCGGGGGCTTCTGAGGGACCAGATGCTGTTATGGATGCTTCTTTTCAAGTAGATTTAAATCATCAGGATTTTCCTGAACTTTGGAAATTAGGCATTTATATGGATGATGCTCCTAAACATTGGAAATCTAATTCAGATAAATATAAGTCATTAGCACAACCCATAATAGAAGCCTTAGAAGCAGGTGAAGATGTCGAAACATTTCCAGTTTTGCAATCTGATTTAGACAAAATAAATAAAGCTTGTCGAGAATTACACACAGAAGTAAAAGAAAAAATACTTTCTTGGATGGCAAAAGGGAAGAAAGTAGTACTTATAGGAGGAGATCATTCAACACCATTAGGATATTATGAAGCTCTTGCGTCTAAGTATCAAGATTATGGAATTTTACATTTAGATGCCCATATGGATTTACGTATTGCTTATGAAGGATTTACGTATTCACACGCATCAATTATGTATAATGCGTTACAAATTCCACAGATTTCTAAAATTGTACAAGTAGGAATTCGTGATTTTTGTGAGCAAGAAGTAGAAGTTGTTCAAAACTCAAACGGAAGAGTAGTAGTTCATACTGATGCTGACTTAAAAGCAGAATCATTTGAAGGTGTTACTTGGGCTGAACAATGTAATGCTATTGTTGATGCTTTACCTGAAAAAGTTTGTATTTCATTTGATATTGATGGAATGTATCCATGGTATTGTCCTAATACAGGTACACCAGTTCCAGGAGGTTTTTCTTTTGAACAAGCAACTTATTTATTTAATAAATTAGCAGAAAGTGGAAAAGAAATTATAGGTTTTGACTTAGTAGAAGTAGCACCAGGTGAAGATGATTGGGATGGAAATGTAGGAGCTCGTATGTTATTTCATATGTGTGGTGTACTAGCTAAAAATAATGGAATGAATACAGGTAATCGTATTGTTTTTCCTAGAAAATAA
- a CDS encoding penicillin acylase family protein, whose product MKLVKKILIGLLGLILLLSISIYAYLYTTKPKYEGELTIKNISKETEVFFDEYGIPHIYATNEKDALTVLGYVHAQERLWQMELLRRIAPGKLSELFGSKALDNDKLFLALGIDQNSKKAIAKLDTTSRPYKMAVAYLDGVNQYLEKGATPIEFTLLGIEKKPFTLRDVYNTMGYMAFSFACAQRTDPLMTDLRNKLGPNYMKELGVDLSYNLTKIKTNNNQAIDTYIQASKAVADLIDNSPFPPFIGSNSWIVGPKKSKSGKVLFANDPHISYSQPGTWYEAHMYSPEHEIYGYFLAGVPFPLLGHNRKYAYGLTMFENDDADFYQEKLNPKNPKQYKTPNGYKEFKNRQEKIKIKDTTTVVLNLKETHHGVVLNGILKDFNPSDPISFYWVYTQSENKILDAVYALSHAKNLDDFRKGISYIAAPGLNIMYGDAENNFAWQTSGKLYKFKKGVNPNYILDANNGVDDQLEFLNFDKNPRAINPSWNYVYSANNMTNQIDGYSYPGYYLPEDRAKRIVSLLESKTKWSKEDFSKMLNDHTSVVSATVAHNFAQWIDKNQLDPIQKEALLILQNWKGTNNVSDIAPTIYNKWIYFYLKNTYQDEMGELGFKQFIKTHVAKQCIDNQSRLEQSIWWDDITTPHKKESRKDILTKSFKNALDNLVSQLGRTITDWQWGKVHKVEYKHPIGSLALFRPFFNIGVFQAPGSNEVINNVMFYYTDQDHYEISAGPSTRRVIDFADIENSLSILPTGQSGNPMSKHYNDQAQMYIDGKFRKMLLNKKEIESKSTKLIFKK is encoded by the coding sequence ATGAAATTAGTCAAAAAAATACTGATCGGCTTATTAGGATTAATATTACTACTAAGTATATCAATTTATGCATATTTGTATACCACAAAACCAAAATACGAAGGAGAGTTAACTATAAAAAATATTAGTAAAGAGACAGAAGTTTTTTTTGATGAATATGGAATACCCCATATTTATGCAACTAATGAAAAAGATGCACTAACTGTCTTAGGTTATGTACATGCACAAGAACGTTTGTGGCAAATGGAATTGTTAAGAAGAATAGCACCTGGTAAGTTATCAGAATTATTTGGCTCAAAAGCCTTAGATAATGATAAGTTATTTCTAGCATTAGGGATTGATCAAAATTCAAAAAAAGCTATTGCTAAATTAGATACTACAAGCAGACCATATAAAATGGCAGTTGCTTATTTAGATGGAGTTAACCAATATCTAGAAAAAGGAGCTACGCCTATAGAATTTACCTTATTAGGAATAGAAAAAAAACCTTTTACACTTCGAGATGTGTATAATACAATGGGATATATGGCTTTTAGCTTTGCTTGTGCACAGCGAACAGATCCTTTGATGACCGATTTAAGAAATAAGTTAGGACCTAATTATATGAAAGAATTAGGAGTAGATCTATCCTACAATTTAACTAAAATTAAAACAAATAATAATCAAGCAATAGATACCTATATTCAAGCATCTAAAGCAGTAGCTGATTTAATAGATAATTCTCCTTTTCCTCCTTTTATAGGTAGTAATTCGTGGATAGTAGGACCTAAAAAATCAAAATCAGGAAAAGTACTCTTTGCTAACGATCCACATATTAGTTATTCACAACCAGGAACATGGTATGAAGCACATATGTATTCTCCTGAACATGAAATTTATGGTTATTTCCTCGCCGGAGTACCATTTCCACTACTAGGACATAATCGTAAATATGCTTATGGATTAACCATGTTTGAAAATGATGATGCTGATTTTTATCAAGAAAAACTCAATCCTAAAAATCCAAAACAATATAAAACACCTAACGGATATAAAGAATTTAAAAATCGACAAGAAAAAATAAAAATAAAAGATACGACTACTGTTGTTCTAAACTTAAAAGAAACGCATCATGGTGTTGTATTAAATGGGATTTTAAAAGATTTTAACCCATCAGACCCTATTTCCTTTTATTGGGTTTATACGCAAAGCGAGAATAAAATTTTAGATGCTGTTTATGCTTTAAGTCATGCTAAAAATTTAGATGATTTTCGTAAAGGAATATCCTATATTGCAGCTCCAGGCTTAAATATTATGTATGGCGATGCAGAAAATAATTTTGCTTGGCAAACATCAGGTAAACTATATAAATTTAAAAAAGGAGTTAACCCAAATTATATTTTAGATGCAAATAACGGTGTTGATGATCAATTAGAATTTTTAAATTTTGATAAAAATCCAAGAGCGATTAATCCGTCTTGGAATTATGTTTATTCAGCTAATAATATGACAAATCAAATTGATGGATATTCCTATCCAGGCTACTATCTACCAGAAGATCGAGCGAAAAGAATTGTTAGTCTTTTAGAATCTAAAACAAAATGGTCTAAAGAAGATTTTTCTAAAATGCTAAATGATCATACCTCAGTAGTTAGTGCTACGGTTGCACATAATTTTGCCCAATGGATAGATAAAAATCAGCTTGACCCAATACAAAAAGAAGCACTACTTATCTTGCAAAATTGGAAAGGGACTAATAACGTTTCAGATATAGCACCTACTATTTATAACAAATGGATTTATTTTTATTTAAAAAATACTTATCAAGATGAGATGGGTGAATTAGGATTTAAACAATTTATAAAAACTCATGTAGCAAAACAATGTATAGATAATCAAAGCCGTTTAGAACAATCTATCTGGTGGGATGACATTACAACACCTCATAAAAAAGAGTCAAGAAAAGATATACTAACAAAATCATTTAAAAATGCCTTAGATAATTTAGTCAGTCAATTAGGAAGAACAATAACTGATTGGCAATGGGGTAAGGTGCATAAAGTAGAATATAAACATCCTATAGGAAGTCTTGCTTTATTCCGTCCATTCTTTAATATAGGTGTTTTTCAAGCGCCAGGAAGTAACGAAGTAATTAATAATGTAATGTTTTATTATACGGATCAAGATCATTATGAAATCTCAGCAGGTCCTTCTACTAGACGAGTTATAGATTTTGCAGATATAGAAAATTCCCTAAGTATTTTACCAACAGGACAATCAGGGAATCCTATGAGTAAACATTATAATGATCAAGCCCAAATGTATATTGATGGGAAATTTAGAAAAATGTTACTCAATAAAAAAGAGATAGAATCTAAATCAACTAAGTTAATATTCAAAAAATAA